A single region of the Lycium barbarum isolate Lr01 chromosome 2, ASM1917538v2, whole genome shotgun sequence genome encodes:
- the LOC132626195 gene encoding uncharacterized protein LOC132626195: MAPNKQWMELINDRLAGAYVDGVESFLDYAFTRLGEPQLICCPCIKCGNATSRTRVVVRSHLIVHGIIPSYTLWYHHGERSSEAQPNSEFIYDNDIEEGDGEDEIHGILRDLYYNGDNMNNSGDDFVEEEPNLEAKRFYKLLEDFELPLYESAKVSKLSTLVKLLHIKSIGHWSNESFTMLLKFMKEDLLLDGTNLPNSYYEAKKVIRDLGLSYKKIDACKNDCMLYWKDDNCLESCKVCGASRWKEDKHSGETKFKSGKKIPYKILRYFPLKPRLQRLFMCSKTSPLISWHHDKRVDDGIMRHPADSMVWKNFDELHPSFAAEPRNVRLGLASDGFQPFGMSRTPYSIWPVVLIPYNLPPWLCMKQENFILSMLIPGPESPGDAIDVYLEPLIEKLNELWETGVETFDASTKKNFTLHASLLLLYPAFSEPESDTCSLKH, from the coding sequence ATGGCACCAAATAAGCAATGGATGGAACTTATTAATGATCGACTTGCTGGTGCTTACGTAGATGGGGTGGAAAGTTTTTTAGATTATGCTTTTACAAGATTGGGAGAACCACAATTGATATGTTGTCCCTGCATCAAATGTGGTAATGCAACTTCTAGAACACGTGTTGTGGTCAGGTCACATTTGATAGTACATGGGATAATACCGAGTTATACTCTTTGGTATCACCATGGGGAGAGGTCAAGTGAAGCACAACCAAATTCTGAATTTATATATGATAATGACATCGAAGAGGGTGATGGTGAGGATGAAATACATGGGATTTTGAGAGATTTGTATTATAATGGAGATAATATGAACAATAGTGGTGATGATTTTGTCGAGGAGGAACCAAATCTTGAAGCAAAACGATTTTATAAGCTACTGGAGGATTTTGAGCTACCTTTATATGAAAGTGCAAAGGTTTCTAAACTTTCTACTTTGGTTAAATTGCTTCACATTAAAAGTATTGGTCATTGGAGTAATGAGTCATTTACGATGTTATTAAAGTTTATGAAAGAAGATTTATTGCTTGATGGAACAAACTTGCCGAATTCATATTACGAGGCAAAGAAGGTTATTCGAGATCTTGGTCTTTCTTATAAGAAGATTGATGCGTGTAAGAATGATTGCATGTTATATTGGAAGGATGATAATTGTCTTGAATCTTGCAAAGTTTGTGGGGCATCCAGATGGAAGGAGGATAAACATAGTGGGGAAACCAAATTTAAAAGTGGAAAAAAGATACCATACAAGATTTTACGTTATTTTCCTCTAAAGCCCAGACTTCAAAGATTATTTATGTGTTCAAAGACATCTCCTCTTATATCATGGCATCATGATAAAAGAGTTGATGATGGGATTATGAGACACCCAGCTGATTCAATGGTATGGAaaaactttgatgagcttcaccCATCTTTTGCTGCTGAGCCTCGTAATGTAAGACTTGGGCTTGCTAGTGATGGATTTCAACCATTTGGAATGTCCAGAACTCCATACAGCATTTGGCCCGTGGTACTTATTCCTTATAATTTACCACCTTGGCTTTGCATGAAGCAAGAGAATTTTATTTTATCAATGCTTATACCTGGTCCTGAGAGTCCTGGGGATGCAATTGATGTCTATCTTGAACCTTTGATagagaagttgaatgaattatgGGAAACTGGAGTGGAGACCTTTGATGCGTCAACTAAAAAGAATTTTACATTACATGCATCTTTGttattgttataccccgcattttcagagcctgagagTGACACGTGctccctcaaacattga